The Colletotrichum destructivum chromosome 7, complete sequence genome contains the following window.
GCAAACTCCCGATCGTGGATTGGAATTTTCTGGATTGCGAGCCAACTCAGCGCCCACCCGGTCCTCCGCAACAAGCCAGCCATCAACGCGCGACATCGCATCCTGGATATCCCAGACCGCGCGACAAACGAAATTTCGATTCTATACCCCCATCCCCATCTGTATCTGTAATTTTTTCTCGTAGGCTGCCTTCTAATAAACCGCAAACATGGTGAGTCTCCTGGCTTTGCCCCCCTCCTATGTGATGCGATGCGCCACCGAAGCTCTCCGCTGTCCCTCGCCCTCATTCAAGCTCCTCTCAACTGACCCGTCTCCCCATCGCAGGCCTACCGCCTCATCACTCAAGTCCTCTTCGTTGGCACCCGCATCGTCGGCCGCTCCTTTGCCGCCGCCTACAAGCAGGCCCAGGCCTCGTCCGAGTACCAGCGCGCGCAGGTCAAGAACGGCAccgcgggcgcgggcgccAAGGGCAACCTGTCTTCGGGCATGACGCTTGACGAGGCCTGCAagatcctcgacgtcgagacgCCCAAGGACGGCTCCAAGAGCGCGGGCGACGTCATGGAACGCTTCAAGAAGCTcttcgacgccaacgacccTAAGAAGGGCGGCAGCTTCTACCTGCAGAGCAAGGTCTTgcgcgcgagagagaggttggagaaggagattgGGCCACTGgtcgagaaagaggaggtCGAGACCGAAACGAAGGAGGGGTTCAAGCCCAAGATCTACAAGGACCGGTGAGCGGTGGGCGAGGGTGGCTGCACCGCGCAGCCGGCTGGACGGCCGACTGATGTGGCCGACTGACCTACCGACACACGAACACACTCGAATCGTTGGACGAAAGGAAGCAAGGTCAGAGGGTGGCGATCTGCTGACGCAGAGCTCGGATACTCGTCCAagggaggaggtggtgccTTAGGGGGGGCACAACAACTGTATTGGAACACACTTCACTCGACTCCGCATGGCATGGCGTTTCTGGGGACGGAACTCGTTTTTTGTTTCACGGCGCGGCACCGCCAGCACTGGCATGGTTAGACGATACAAAAAGGGGCGGTGCTTGCGCGGAAATGTGTTAATATACTGTACTATAAGACACGGGAAGAGGGCGGGGGCGAGGAGTTAGGCCGCTGAGACGCGGGTGAAGGTCGGCTTAGAGAATGCAGGCCTTTCTACTCAAGAGTGAAGTCTTTGGACGACTTACTGGTGGTCACTTCCGGCAGATTGCTGTACAGATGACACCACATTGAAAAGCCCGTGTCAACTCCATCTCTTCTCGCAACTCACTTCATACACGCTTGATCAACGACAGCTGATTGCAGCTGTCGTTGGTGCACTACGAGCAATGTGCCACGGCTCTCCGAGGACCGGCCATCCTCCGCAAGCCCCCTCCACTCGGCTTCCCACTCACGC
Protein-coding sequences here:
- a CDS encoding Putative mitochondrial import inner membrane translocase subunit Tim16, producing the protein MAYRLITQVLFVGTRIVGRSFAAAYKQAQASSEYQRAQVKNGTAGAGAKGNLSSGMTLDEACKILDVETPKDGSKSAGDVMERFKKLFDANDPKKGGSFYLQSKVLRARERLEKEIGPLVEKEEVETETKEGFKPKIYKDR